CCGCATTTCACCGGGGCAAAAGGCGTACTTCACGATTTTCTCCGATCCGGATAAACGGTACGACGCCACGCTGCGCACCATCGAGCTGGCGCCGGAATCGGTGATGAAAGACGACTCGCTCGCCGGCACCAGCTCCGCGTCTGGTTCCGGCACCTCGAACGCCTCGGTTTATTACAACGCGCTGCTGGACGTACCCAACCCGGAGAACCGCCTGCGCATCGCCATGACCGCGCAGGTTTCCTTACTGCTTGGCGACGCGAAGAACACCCTGCTGGTGCCGATCCAGGCAGTGCATAAAACCGAAGGAAAAGTGCAGCAGGTGCAGGTGCTGACTCAGGATCAGCGGCTGGAAACGCGCGAAGTGACCACCGGCATCACCAACAACGTCGATATTCAGATCCTCAGCGGCCTGAAAGCCGGTGAAACCGTGGTGCTGTCGCAGCCCGCCGCCAAGTCGGCTGAGGATGGCATCTTCCTGTGAACGCGATCATCGAGCTAAAAGGCATCAGTCGAACCTACACCAACGGCGGTCAGGCGCTGACGGTGTTGAAAGACATCGATTTGACCATCGCCGCTGGCGAGCTGGTGGCGATCATCGGCGCCTCGGGTTCCGGCAAATCGACGCTGATGAACATCATGGGCTGCCTCGACGTGCCGGATCGCGGCGACTACTACATCAGCGGCCAGAACGCCGCCCACCTGTCGCCGGACGAACTGGCCCGCCTGCGCCGCGAGCATATCGGCTTTATCTTCCAGCGTTACCACCTGATGCCCGATCTCAGCGCGCTGGGCAACGTCGAAATTCCGGCCATCTACGCCAACGCCCGGCGCGATCAGCGGCGGCTGCGGGCGGCGCAACTGCTGGCGCGGTTAGGCCTGGAGGGTCGCGAAGACCACAAGCCCGGCCAGCTTTCCGGCGGCCAGCAGCAGCGCGTCAGCATCGCCCGCTCGCTGATCAACGGCGGCGAAATTATCCTGGCGGACGAACCGACCGGCGCGCTGGACACCCAATCCGGCCAGGAAGTGCTGGCGATCCTGAGCGAGCTGAATCAGCGCGGCCACACCGTGGTTATCGTGACCCACGATATGAACGTGGCGCAGCATGCGCACCGCGTCATCGAGCTGCGAGACGGCGAGATCATCGCTGACAGCGGCCGCCAATCGGCGCCCGCCACCGCGCTGTCGCCGCCGAACCGCAGTCGGCAAAGCGGCTGGCAAAGCCTGATTGACCGCACCCGCGAATCGCTGCACATGGCGCTAAAAGCGATGAACGCCCACCGCCTGCGCACCGCGCTGACCATGACCGGGATTATCTTCGGCATCGCCGCCGTGGTTACGGTGGTGGCGCTGGGCGAAGGCGCCAAGCAGCGCACGCTGGAGAATATCAAGGGGCTCGGCACCAACGTGGTGAGCATCTATCCGGGGCGCGACTTCTTCGACGACGCCATCGACAGCATCCGCACCCTGGTGCCGGCCGACGCCGACGCCCTGGCGCAACAAAGCTTCGTCGACAGCGTCAGCCCGGAGGTCAGCGCGTCCGACAGCATCCGTTTTCGCAGCAAATCCGCCACCGCCTCGATCACCGGCGTCGGGCGCGACTATTTCCGCGTCAACGGCATCACGCTGGTGCAAGGCGCCACCTTCCGCGACGATCGCAACGCGCTGCAGGAAGTGATCATCGACGACAACGCGCGCCAGGCGCTGTTCGGCGATTTTGGCGTCGAGCCGCTCGGCCAGATCGTGTTTCTCGGCTCGGTGCCGGCGCGGGTGGTCGGCGTCGCCAAAAGCGAACGCAACTATGCGCCTAACCGCATCAGCGTCTGGATGCCCTACAGCACGGTGATGTACCGTATGGTCGGCAAGACCACGCTCGGCGGCATCACCGTGCGCCTGAAGGACGACGTCGCCAGCGAAGCCGCCGTCAGCGCCATCACGCAGTTGCTGACCCAACGCCATGGCGTCAAGGATTTCATGACGTTCAACCGCGATCAGTTCCGTAAATCGATCGAACGCACCTCGATGACGCTCAGCCTGCTGATCCTGATGGTGGCCTCGATCTCGCTGGTGATCGGCAGCCTGGGCGTAATGAACATCATGCTGGTCTCGGTAACCGAGCGCACCCACGAGATCGGCGTGCGCATGGCGGTCGGCGCGCGGCGCGGCGATATCATGCAACAGTTCATGATCGAGGCGGTGCTGGTCTGTCTGATCGGCGGCATTTTGGGCATCGCGCTGTCGTTCGCCGCCGGTTCGCTGTTCACCACGCTGGCGGGCGGCATGTTCACCGCCATCTATTCCTGGCAAGCCGCCGCGACGGCGTTTTTCTGTTCAACCTTAATCGGCATGATCTTCGGTTATCTCCCCGCCCGTAAAGCGGCAAGGATGGATCCGGTCGTTTCATTGGCCAGCGAGTAACCCATGAAAATTATCTCTCCCCTGGCGTTAAGCCTCGCCGCCCTGCTCACCGCCGGCTGCGGCAACGCCCTGAAAAGCGACTACCGGGCGCCGCAGATCAACTATCCTGCAGGGTGGCAGCACACCGCCGAAAACGCCACGCCGACGCCGTTCGACTGGCGTGATTTCCACGATCCTGAGCTCGATCGCTGGCTGCAACAGGTGATGGCCAGCAACAACGATCTGGCCGTCGCCGTGCTGCGCGTCTACCGCGCGCGGCTCGAGGCGGAACGCGTCGGCATCAGCACCGCGCCTGACGTCAGCGCCTCATTAGGCAGCAGCATTAATCGCCCGCTGTCCGAGTCCTCCTCGTGGAATAAAACCAGCAACGCGTCGCTCACCACCAGCTATGAGGTCGATCTGTGGGGCAAGCTGGCGCGCCAGCGCGACGCCGCCGAGTGGGCCAGCCAGGCTTCCGAGCAGGATCTGCAAACGGCGCGCCTGACGCTGCTGGCCGACGCCGCCACGAATTACTGGCGCATCGGCTTCCTCAATCAGCAGATCGACGTCAGCCGGGCGAGCATCGCCTATGCCAAAACGACGCTACGGCTGGCCAACGCCCGTTATCAGGCCGGCAGCATCTCGGCGCTGGACGTGGTGAACGCGGAGCAAAGCTTGCTGGCGCAGGAAAGCCGACTGCTGGCGTTGCAGCACGAACGCCAACAGGCGCTGAACGAACAGGCGGTGCTGCTGGGTGCGCCTTCGGGCCAGGCCACTATCGCGCCCGCACGCCTGCCGACGGCGGCGATGCCGCAGATCAACACCGGCATTCCCGCCAGCGTCTTGAGCCGCCGCCCGGATCTCAGCGCTAAAGAGCTGCGGTTGCGCGCCGCCCTGGCCAACGTCGACGAGAAACGGCTGCAATACTATCCCGCGTTCAGCCTGACCGGCTCGCTGGGTGCCAGCAGCAGCGCGCTGCTGGAATTCCTGCGCAACCCGACGGGCAGCCTCAGCGCCGGCCTGACGCTGCCGTTCCTGCAGTGGCGGCAAATGGGCGTGGAGATCAAGATCGCCCGCAACGATTATGAACAGCAGGTGCTGGCGTTCAAACAGGCGCTGTACAAGGCGATGGGCGATGTGAACAACGCCCTGTCATTGCGTACGCAGCTGCTGGCGCAGGAGACGCAGTTGCGCGCTTCATTGGCGCTGGCGCGCAAATCGGAGCGGCTGAACGAGGTGCGCTACCGGCAGGGTGCCGTCACCATTACCGACTGGCTAAACGCTCAGGAGCAACGCCGTCAGGCGGAACTGGCGGTAGACGAAAACCGCTTCGCGCAGTACCAGAACCTGGCGAAAATCTATCTGGAGTTCGGCGGTTCGTCGGCGCCCTAATCCAAACTGCCTGGCCAGTTGGTCAGGCGTTTTTTTAGCGACGAACACATCAATTTTTCCTGTTTTATCTCCCGTACTCTCTATACTTGAAACATCATCAATCAGACGAAAAACCGTCAAATAGAACAATTATTAGACTATTCTCGCACCAAATCGGTGCAAATACTTAAGTTAAACTGCTGAATTTGATCGCCGCAAGATATAACGTTAAGCTATAGATGCAAAATAATTAGTCACCTAAATGACATAACCTTGGCATAAACGACGATATTTTGTGATCCACATCCCAACTTAAATGTGGATAATGAATCGTTTTGAATCGCGATTCGATTAGCCGATTTGATAACTCGAAAACAACAGTGAACGGAGATGACGCTTTCACGAACAACGAATAATTCATTAAGGGATGATTATATGAAGTTAAGAAAAAAACGACATAAACCGATGCACATTAACGACATCACCATCATCGATGACAGCAAACTCAAGAAGGCGATCACCGCGGCGGCCCTGGGCAACGCGATGGAGTGGTTCGACTTCGGCGTATACGGCTTTGTCGCCTATGCGCTTGGCCAGGTCTTCTTCCCCGGCGCCTCTCCCGGCGTGCAAATGATCGCCGCGCTGGCGACCTTCTCCGTGCCCTTCCTGGTGCGTCCGCTCGGCGGCCTGTTCTTCGGCGCTATGGGCGACAAGTTCGGCCGGCAAAAAGTTCTCTCGGTCACCATTATCATCATGGCGGTCAGCACCTTCTGTATCGGCCTGATCCCATCCTATGCGTCGATCGGCATCTGGGCCCCGATCCTGCTGCTGCTGGCCAAACTGGCGCAGGGCTTCTCCGTCGGCGGTGAATATTCCGGCGCGGCGATCTTCGTCGCCGAGTACTCGCCGGACCGCAAACGCGGGTTTATGGGGAGCTGGCTGGATTTCGGCTCCATCGCCGGCTTTGTGATGGGCGCAGGCGTAGTGGTGCTGATCTCCAGCATCGTCGGCGAAGCCAACTTCCTCGACTGGGGCTGGCGCATTCCGTTCTTCATCGCCGCGCCGCTGGGCCTGATCGGTCTCTATCTGCGCCATGCGCTGGAAGAAACCCCGGCGTTCCAGCAGCACGTGGATAAGATGGAGAAAGAGGATCGCAACGCCATCGAAAATCCGCCGAAAACCTCGTTCAAAGAGATCGCGGCCAAACACTGGAAAAGTTTGCTGGTGTGCGTCGGTATCGTGATTTCCACCAACGTGACCTATTACATGCTGTTGACCTACATGCCGAGTTACCTGTCGCATAACCTGCACTACTCGGAGGATCACGGCGTTCTGATCATCATCGCCATCATGATCGGCATGCTGTTCGTGCAGCCGGTGATCGGCCTGACCAGCGACCGTATCGGCCGTAAGCCGTTCATCATCGGCGGCAGCATCGGCCTGTTGGCGCTGGCGATCCCGTGCTTCATTTTGATCAACAGCAACGTCATCGGCCTGATCTTCGTCGGTCTGCTGGTGCTGGCGGTCCTGCTCAACTCCTTCACCGGGGTGATGGCCTCGATTCTGCCGGCAATGTTCCCGACGCACATCCGCTACAGCGCGCTGGCGATTTCGTTCAACATTTCGGTACTGATCGCCGGTGCAACACCGACCGTCGCTGCCTGGCTGGTCGAAGCGACCGGCAACCTGTACATGCCGGCCTACTACCTGATGGTTGTGGCGGTGATCGGTCTTATCACCGGTCTGTACATGAAAGAGACCGCCAACAAGCCGCTGCGCGGCGCGACGCCGGCCGCTTCTGACCGTACCGAAGCGAAAGAACTGCTGCAGGAGACCTACGACAACATCGAACAGAAAGTCGAGGACATCAACGCGCAGATCGCCGAGCTGGAAAAGAAAAAGCAGATCCTGATAGACCAGCACCCCAAGCTGGACTGATCGCCGCTGAAAGCCACCCGTTTGGGTGGCTTTTTTACTTTGATTTCAAAAGAAATAATGCGCAGCGCATTTTTATGACAATCAGGATTGGTGGTACGTTTTGCCGTACACTCTTTATTGATGAAGAACATGATCATGAGCAAAATGAACCTTCCCATCATCATCGGTATCCTGGTGATGCTGACCCTGTGGCTCGGCGCGCTTTTCAACATTGGCGATATCACCTTCAGCATTTCACGTCTGTTTCACTGGATTGAAAGCCAACGCGGCTAACCCGACGACGCCGCAGGCGGTGGGAAACTTCGGCTATGATTGATAGACGTTACGCCATTTTCCGAGACTGTCGCTCGCGATAAAGAGGACCGCATCATGACCGACTATGAGTTCTACAATCAGATCCTGACCCGCCTGGCCGCCAATCACCCCGGCACGCTGGATGAAAAAACCTACGAACTGTGGAAGCAGGACGCCACCAGCCCGCACGCCTTCGCCGATCCCTTCGCCTATCTTAAAACCAAGGGGCTGATACAAGCCTATGTGATGAGCGACATCGACGAGAACAACTATGATATCGATCCGCACCAAACGCGGATCACCACCGCCGGTCTCGAGTTCATACGCAACGGCGGGTTTAAGTAAGCAACAAAAAACCGCCGGGCGGCGGTTTTTTATCCTAAAAAGCCTG
Above is a window of Serratia nematodiphila DZ0503SBS1 DNA encoding:
- a CDS encoding MacB family efflux pump subunit, with protein sequence MNAIIELKGISRTYTNGGQALTVLKDIDLTIAAGELVAIIGASGSGKSTLMNIMGCLDVPDRGDYYISGQNAAHLSPDELARLRREHIGFIFQRYHLMPDLSALGNVEIPAIYANARRDQRRLRAAQLLARLGLEGREDHKPGQLSGGQQQRVSIARSLINGGEIILADEPTGALDTQSGQEVLAILSELNQRGHTVVIVTHDMNVAQHAHRVIELRDGEIIADSGRQSAPATALSPPNRSRQSGWQSLIDRTRESLHMALKAMNAHRLRTALTMTGIIFGIAAVVTVVALGEGAKQRTLENIKGLGTNVVSIYPGRDFFDDAIDSIRTLVPADADALAQQSFVDSVSPEVSASDSIRFRSKSATASITGVGRDYFRVNGITLVQGATFRDDRNALQEVIIDDNARQALFGDFGVEPLGQIVFLGSVPARVVGVAKSERNYAPNRISVWMPYSTVMYRMVGKTTLGGITVRLKDDVASEAAVSAITQLLTQRHGVKDFMTFNRDQFRKSIERTSMTLSLLILMVASISLVIGSLGVMNIMLVSVTERTHEIGVRMAVGARRGDIMQQFMIEAVLVCLIGGILGIALSFAAGSLFTTLAGGMFTAIYSWQAAATAFFCSTLIGMIFGYLPARKAARMDPVVSLASE
- a CDS encoding TolC family protein codes for the protein MKIISPLALSLAALLTAGCGNALKSDYRAPQINYPAGWQHTAENATPTPFDWRDFHDPELDRWLQQVMASNNDLAVAVLRVYRARLEAERVGISTAPDVSASLGSSINRPLSESSSWNKTSNASLTTSYEVDLWGKLARQRDAAEWASQASEQDLQTARLTLLADAATNYWRIGFLNQQIDVSRASIAYAKTTLRLANARYQAGSISALDVVNAEQSLLAQESRLLALQHERQQALNEQAVLLGAPSGQATIAPARLPTAAMPQINTGIPASVLSRRPDLSAKELRLRAALANVDEKRLQYYPAFSLTGSLGASSSALLEFLRNPTGSLSAGLTLPFLQWRQMGVEIKIARNDYEQQVLAFKQALYKAMGDVNNALSLRTQLLAQETQLRASLALARKSERLNEVRYRQGAVTITDWLNAQEQRRQAELAVDENRFAQYQNLAKIYLEFGGSSAP
- the proP gene encoding glycine betaine/L-proline transporter ProP: MKLRKKRHKPMHINDITIIDDSKLKKAITAAALGNAMEWFDFGVYGFVAYALGQVFFPGASPGVQMIAALATFSVPFLVRPLGGLFFGAMGDKFGRQKVLSVTIIIMAVSTFCIGLIPSYASIGIWAPILLLLAKLAQGFSVGGEYSGAAIFVAEYSPDRKRGFMGSWLDFGSIAGFVMGAGVVVLISSIVGEANFLDWGWRIPFFIAAPLGLIGLYLRHALEETPAFQQHVDKMEKEDRNAIENPPKTSFKEIAAKHWKSLLVCVGIVISTNVTYYMLLTYMPSYLSHNLHYSEDHGVLIIIAIMIGMLFVQPVIGLTSDRIGRKPFIIGGSIGLLALAIPCFILINSNVIGLIFVGLLVLAVLLNSFTGVMASILPAMFPTHIRYSALAISFNISVLIAGATPTVAAWLVEATGNLYMPAYYLMVVAVIGLITGLYMKETANKPLRGATPAASDRTEAKELLQETYDNIEQKVEDINAQIAELEKKKQILIDQHPKLD